From a region of the Salvelinus fontinalis isolate EN_2023a chromosome 13, ASM2944872v1, whole genome shotgun sequence genome:
- the LOC129868258 gene encoding ubiquitin carboxyl-terminal hydrolase 25-like isoform X2: MTVEQNVLQQHSQKHQQTLLNQLREVTGTTDVQLLQQALQVSHGDLAEAVAFLTEKNAKVPQQDEATYYQTTQVGNDRYISVGSQADTSEYLPHPALPGAVPSQGDTNVIDLTGDDKDDLQRAIALSLEESSRAFRETGITDEEQAISRVLEASIAENKASLKRTHTEVWSDSPNPHDRKRMENCPVGLKNVGNTCWFSAVIQSLFNLLEFQRLVLHYSPPARVQDLPRNQKEHRNLPFMQELRNLFSLMVGSKRKYVDPSCAVEILKDAFKSSESQQDVSEFTHKLLDWLEDAFQMKAEEDREGEKPKNPMVELFYGRFLAVGVLEGKKFENTEMFGQYPLQVNGFKDLHECLEAAMIEGEIESLHSSAENSAKSGQEHWFTELPPVLTFELSRFEFNQALGRPEKIHSKLEFPSMLYMDRYMDRNREITRIKREEIRRLKEHLTLLQQRLERYLSYGSGPKRFPLADVLQYAMEFTSSKPVCTSPVGDFDTSAPPGGTTGQLLLASSTAEQGPSTPPEGLAPALAPTPAPSTQQRVPIHKPFTQSRLPPDLPMHPAPRHITEEELRVLEGCLHRWRSEVENDTRDLQGSISRIHRTIELMYSDKSMMQVPYRLHAVLVHEGQANAGHYWAYIYDPHQRCWMKYNDISVTKSSWEELVRDSFGGYRNASAYCLMYINDKKPFLIEEEFDKETGQMLSGLDKLPPDLKAYVKEDNGLFDKEMEEWNTLQARKAQQEKLALAVAAAATAAVAETATTTSPQPMSTEPSTPDNSAPHQDPEYMEQPSPTDFSRHLQEDTERAISKAAAEQQEERSPEGLLTALSPQSSGESVSPRPPPQPEIKVNPETPLAPPSDPPVKDKPSAHRMAEVAIPQAMMTPNMQGIIMSIGKARTVFEKLGPEAAFFKAIKVEYTRLLRFAQEDTAPGNDYRLQHVIVYFIQNQAPKKILERTLLMQFADRNLGFNERCKSIMKVARAKLDLIKPEEINMEEYEMWHQDYRNFRETTIFLMIGLELFQKKSFVEALMYLIYSYQYNRELLVKGLYRGHDDELIGLYRRECLLKLNENAAGMFESGEEPEVSNGLSIMNELVVPCIPLLLVHDIEKDLLSVEDMRNRWCSYLGQEMEPNLQEKLTDFLPKLLDCSTEIKSFHDPPKLPTYSTLELVERYGRVMASLSRVPADGR, encoded by the exons CATCAGCAGACTCTGCTGAACCAGCTGAGGGAGGTCACAGGCACCACAGACGTACAGCTACTTCAGCAGGCCCTGCAG GTCAGTCATGGAGACCTGGCGGAGGCGGTGGCCTTTCTGACGGAGAAGAATGCCAAGGTGCCCCAGCAGGATGAGGCCACCTACTACCAGACCACCCAGGTGGGCAACGACAGATACATCAGCGTGGGCAGCCAGGCAGACACCAGTGAGTACCTACCTCACCCAGCGCTGCCCGGGGCAGTCCCTAGCCAGGGAGATACTA ACGTGATTGACCTGACTGGCGATGACAAGGATGACCTCCAGAGGGCCATCGCTCTCAGCCTGGAGGAGTCCAGCCGGGCCTTCAGGGAGACGGGCATCACTGATGAGGAGCAGGCCATCAGCAG AGTTCTGGAGGCCAGCATTGCAGAGAACAAGGCAAGCCTAAAGCGGACACACACGGAAGTGTGGAGTGACTCGCCCAATCCCCACGACAGGAAGAGGATGGAGAACTGCCCTGTGGGTCTAAAGAACGTGGGCAACACCTGCTGGTTCAGCGCCGTCATCCAG TCTCTGTTCAACCTGCTGGAGTTCCAGAGGCTGGTGCTACACTACTCTCCTCCTGCCAGAGTCCAGGACCTGCCTCGCAACCAGAAG GAGCACAGAAACCTACCCTTCATGCAGGAGCTTAGGAACTTGTTCTCCCTCATGGTGGGTTCTAAGAGGAAGTACGTGGACCCATCGTGTGCCGTGGAGATCCTCAAGGACGCCTTCAAGTCCAGCGAGTCTCAGCAG GATGTGAGTGAGTTCACACACAAGCTGCTGGACTGGCTGGAGGATGCCTTCCAGATGAAGGCAGAGGAGGACCG AGAGGGTGAGAAGCCAAAAAACCCGATGGTGGAGCTGTTCTATGGCCGGTTCCTGGCTGTTGGTGTTCTCGAAG GAAAGAAGTTTGAGAACACCGAGATGTTTGGGCAGTACCCCCTGCAGGTGAACGGCTTTAAGGACCTGCATGAGTGTCTGGAGGCGGCCATGATTGAGGGGGAGATCGAGTCCCTGCACTCATCAGCAGAGAACTCTGCCAAGTCTGGACAAGAG CACTGGTTTACCGAACTACCTCCTGTCTTGACCTTTGAACTGTCAAGATTTGAATTCAACCAAGCTTTGGGTCGACCTGAGAAGATCCACAGCAAGTTGGAGTTCCCCTCCATGCTGTACATGGACAG GTATATGGACAGGAACCGAGAGATCACCAGGATTAAACGGGAGGAGATCAGGAGACTGAAAGAGCACCTGACTCTACTCCAACAGCGTCTGGAAAG GTATCTGAGCTATGGCTCCGGCCCCAAGAGGTTTCCTCTGGCAGATGTCCTGCAGTACGCCATGGAGTTTACATCCAGTAAGCCAGTCTGCACCTCTCCTGTGGGGGACTTTGATACATCAGCACCCCCTGGTGGCACAACAGGGCAGCTgctgctcgcttcaag CACAGCCGAACAgggtccctctacccctccagagGGTTTGGCCCCCGCCCTGGCTCCCACCCCAGCCCCCTCCACCCAGCAGAGAGTGCCTATCCACAAGCCCTTCACCCAGTCCCGACTGCCCCCTGACCTGCCCATGCACCCGGCGCCACGCCACATCACTGAGGAAGAGCTCAGGGTGCTGGAGGGCTGCCTGCACCGCTGGAGGAGTGAGGTGGAGAACGACACCCGCg ATCTTCAGGGCAGTATATCCAGAATCCACAGGACCATTGAGCTTATGTACTCTGACAAGTCCATGATGCAG GTTCCGTACCGGCTGCATGCGGTGTTGGTGCATGAGGGCCAGGCCAATGCTGGACACTACTGGGCCTACATCTATGACCCCCACCAGCGGTGCTGGATGAAGTACAACGACATCTCAGTCACCAAGTCCTCCTGGGAGGAGCTGGTCAGGGACTCGTTCGGAGGCTACCGCAACGCCAGCGCCTACTGCCTCATGTACATCAACGACAAGAAGCCTTTCCTCATAGAAG AGGAGTTTGATAAGGAGACGGGCCAGATGCTGAGTGGTCTGGATAAGCTCCCCCCGGACCTGAAGGCCTACGTGAAGGAGGACAACGGCCTGTTTGACAAGGAGATGGAGGAGTGGAACACACTGCAGGCACGCAAGGCCCAGCAAGAGAAGCTGGCCCTGGCTGTGGCCGCCGCCGCAACAGCTGCAGTAGCagaaacagcaacaacaacatccCCTCAGCCTATGAGTACAGAGCCCAGTACACCAGACAACTCAG CTCCACATCAGGACCCAGAGTACATGGAGCAGCCGTCCCCCACAGACTTCTCCAGGCACCTGCAGGAGGACACAGAGAGGGCCATCTCCAAGGCTGCAGCCgagcagcaggaggagaggagcccTGAGGGACTGCTTACTGCA cTCTCTCCACAGTCCAGTGGGGAGAGTGTCTCCCCACGCCCTCCCCCCCAGCCTGAAATCAAGGTGAACCCTGAAACCCCTCTCGCGCCTCCTTCTGACCCCCCTGTGAAGGATAAGCCCTCTGCCCACCGTATGGCAGAGGTGGCCATCCCCCAG GCCATGATGACTCCAAACatgcagggtattataatgtccATTGGCAAAGCAAGGACTGTGTTTGAAAAGCTTGGGCCTGAAGCGGCCTTCTTCAAG GCCATTAAGGTGGAGTACACCCGTCTGCTGAGGTTTGCCCAGGAGGACACAGCCCCGGGGAATGACTATCGATTGCAGCACGTCATCGTCTACTTCATCCAGAACCAGGCCCCCAAGAAGATCCTGGAGAGAACCCTCCTCATGCAGTTTGCTGACCGAAACCTGGGCTTTAATGAACG GTGTAAGAGCATTATGAAGGTGGCCCGTGCCAAACTAGACCTCATTAAGCCAGAGGAGATCAACATGGAGGAGTATGAG ATGTGGCATCAGGACTACAGGAATTTCCGCGAGACAACAATCTTCCTGATGATTGGCTTGGAGCTGTTCCAGAAGAAAAG CTTTGTGGAGGCATTGATGTACCTGATCTACTCATACCAGTACAACAGAGAGCTGTTGGTCAAAGGGTTGTACCGAGGTCATGACGATGAGCTCATAGGGCTCTACCGCAGAGAGTGCCTGCTG AAACTGAACGAGAATGCAGCGGGGATGTTTGAGTCTGGTGAGGAGCCGGAGGTGAGCAACGGCTTGAGCATCATGAATGAGCTGGTGGTGCCATGCATCCCCCTATTGCTGGTCCACGACATAGAGAAGGACCTGCTGTCTGTGGAGGACATGAGGAACCGCTGGTGCTCCTACCTGGGACAAGAGATGGAGC